Proteins encoded in a region of the Diabrotica undecimpunctata isolate CICGRU chromosome 10, icDiaUnde3, whole genome shotgun sequence genome:
- the LOC140451689 gene encoding protein FAM200C-like has product MAANRKRKYQDEFLNYGFTQIEDNGTMKPQCVVCMKVLTSESFKKSQLKKHLDNLHSKPREYFANLEISVKRQRLNSNLFGTFDQRSASRASFEVAWLIARNKKPYTIGEDLVKPAAVKIIEIMCGQKEANKLNSVPLFARTVKERISILAENVKEQVIFSLKQAKYFAIQLDETTDFSNNSQLMVYVRYKGADNFEEELLFCSPLELRSRGIDVYNKVNEYFNAQSLKWENCISVSLDGAPAMLGHINGFSAFVKKITQILKLFTV; this is encoded by the coding sequence ATGGcagcaaatagaaaaagaaaatatcaagaCGAATTCCTTAATTACGGTTTTACACAAATAGAAGACAATGGTACAATGAAACCACAGTGTGTTGTATGTATGAAGGTATTGACTTCAGAATCTTTCAAAAAAAGTCAACTGAAGAAACATTTAGATAATTTGCATTCCAAACCGCGAGAATACTTTGCAAATTTAGAAATATCTGTTAAAAGACAAAGATTGAATAGCAACTTGTTTGGTACATTTGATCAGCGTTCAGCATCAAGGGCTAGCTTTGAAGTAGCCTGGTTGATTGCTCGAAATAAGAAACCATACACTATTGGTGAAGATTTGGTTAAACCAGCTGCTGTAAAAATAATAGAGATTATGTGTGGTCAAAAAGAAGCGAACAAACTGAATTCAGTGCCCTTGTTTGCGAGAACTGTGAAAGAACGAATTTCTATATTAGCAGAAAATGTGAAGGAACAAGTTATTTTCTCATTAAAACAGGCTAAATATTTTGCTATTCAGCTTGATGAGACAACTGATTTTAGTAACAATTCACAGCTAATGGTATATGTTCGCTACAAAGGTGCAGATAATTTTGAAGAGGAATtgctgttttgttctcctctcgaGTTAAGATCTCGTGGAATTGATGTctacaataaagtaaatgaatacTTCAATGCGCAAAGTTTAAAATGGGAAAACTGTATTTCAGTATCTTTGGATGGAGCTCCAGCTATGCTGGGCCATATTAATGGTTTTTCGGCTTTCGTAAAAAAAATAACCCAAATATTGAAGTTATTCACTGTATGA